Within the Medicago truncatula cultivar Jemalong A17 chromosome 4, MtrunA17r5.0-ANR, whole genome shotgun sequence genome, the region CATACTTATGACTTATGAGTGCGATATGTGGAACATTATTGAAATCATTCTTAATAGTCCACCACTAtaccaaaaaaagaaggaaaaaattacGTGTATCACTTCATTACGCTACTATTAAAATACCATACTACTATATAaatcattaaccaaaatttatGATCCATCCATGTCCACAATTCCCTTTGAAACCATGGTTTTATCAAAAGAACATCTAGTTTCATTTTCAATCACCTTCCTTCTTTGTTTCAACTTGGTAAATTCTCAAATCCTTGGTCCAATATTATCCCCAATACTCCCTCCAATATTATCCCCATTAGTCCCTGAcctcttaaattttttagatCAAAGACTTGCTATAGTTTTCCCAATCATTCAAGCCTTCAAAAACACAATAACATCTGACCCATTAGGAATAACCTTAACATGGGTTGGTCCAAATATATGCAACTACAAAGGCTTCTACTGCGACAACCCGCCGGATAATCTCTCGGCCACCACCGTCGCCTCCATAGATTTCAACGGCTTCCAACTCTCCGCCCCTTCTCTTGACGATTTCATCGATCAACTCCCCGACTTAGCTCTTTTCCATGCAAACTCCAACAATTTCTCAGGTACCATTTCACCAAAAATAGCATCACTCAAATACCTATACGAACTTGATCTTAGTAACAATCTTCTCTCAGGAACATTTCCATCTTCGATCCTAAACATGCCAACACTTTCATTTTTAGACATTAGGTACAACCTCTTCACTGGAACAGTACCTCAACAAATCTTCATAAAAGAATTGAGTGCAATTttcctcaacaacaacaactttctTCTAACACTTCCCAACAACATAGGCGAAACAACAGCTTCTTATCTAACTTTCGCTAACAACAAATTCACCGGTTCAATTCCTAGTACCATAGGAAAAGCCTCATCAACATTACTCGAAGTTTTATTACTAAACAACCAATTAACAGGTTGTCTTCCATATGAAATAGGGTTCCTTAAAAACCTCCAACTTTTCGACGCAGGTAACAACCTTTTAACAGGTCCATTACCGTTTTCTTTAGGGTGTTTGAAGAAGGTGGAACAGTTAAACTTTGCTAGGAACATGTTGTACGGTCAGGTTCCGGAAGTGGTTTGTTCGTTGGGGAATTTGGAGAATTTAACGTTGTCTTATAACTATTTTAATAGAGTTGGACCGTTGTGTAGGAAGCTTATAAAAAGTGGTGTGCTTGATGTGAAGAAGAATTGTATTTTTGATCTTCCTGATCAGAGACCTATGGAGGATTGTGTGAAGTTTTATGCGGTTCCAAGAACTTGTTTGGGTTCTGGGTCGTTTACGGTTATACCATGTCAGCTTCCAATGAAACCTAGAGGGGGTAATAAAAGACGTTTGTTGTCATATTCTGCTCTTGAGAGAAAAAGAGTTGATTTGTAACTCACTTTAGATTAAACATTTTAGCTTAATCCAATTGTGGACTTGTGGTGTATTGTGCATAGCAAAATCTTGATCATTGCTCAATACTAACTAACTTGATACTATTTTGGTTAAACAATTGAATAAAAATTGGTATGTATAGTTGGTAGTGATAAAATAGGAGTACTTCATAGAGAGCTTCCAAATATGCGACACGTTTTAAAGATTTGTGACCTGAACATTTACTAATGTCAACCCTAATGATCATATTAATTTGTTGCATATCTATTATCTATTATACTAGTTGGCAAGGTATGTGTTGTAAGTTGATTAACACTTAACCAAAACTCGCATGCTTGTGTTAGCTTTAAAAAAGCAATGCCAACAAAAAGCAAGGAATGAATCCACTCAagtttttatgtaaattttttttgagtaGTTAGTCATGTATAAGTGTTTTATGTTATCATGAAAGGAAATTAAAACTTATAATGGTTGGTGGTAGTTGAGAGTCTATGGGAATGAATCCTCTcaagttttttttctctctcatatttctcATTTGATATCTCAATCTCACCATTGAATAAAGGAAAATGGTAATATGTATCTTAATGGCACGTGTTAGCATGATCCTAGAATAGAATATGTGAGATGAGTTTTTAACGTAAAACATATGTAGAAAATGTGACATGTCTCATAATTATGAAATGACTCATAATTTCTCATGTTTCTCAGAGCATGTAGAAAATGTTATAACAATTCTCAGTCCTCACAATACTCTCTTTCACATAGTCGAACACAACATTTGTTGCAAAATGTTACAATTATTACACGATAAATGAAAGATTAATGATTGGGATGCCTAACAATTGTTCGGATTTTGCTTTTTCACTTCTAAGATTGCTCTCTAACATCCTGAAATTACTTGATTGACCTAATCGACGGTTAACTGCagcaaaaagaaattgaaaaaacctCTAACGATAGTTAAGTGTGTCTCTGGagtccaaattttgaatttttccttAACCCTTTTACTTGTGTTACACGTTTTCAAGGTGCGTGATTTGTGTGCTTTGGGTTGTTGTTCCAAATTCTGGAACACAACTATGCTTCAACAGAATTTGAATGCTTTGAGTTATTGTTCCAATTTCTAATTTATAATTTGACTTCTATACTTCCTTCTACTCCTGTCATACTTAGCAAAATTAAATTCTGTTGACATTGGACTAATAATTACAACCacattaattttcaaagttCTTGGTATAAGTTGGAACATGGAAAATATAGAAAAAGATGTATCTATGAAGATATGGACAAAATTGATGACTTTGAAGTATATTTTTACTATTGCTATTCCAAGGTTCATATATTCCAGACAGTGAAAGAATCATAACAAAAGGTTGAAACTAGTAATTGTTTACAATAACACAATCATTAACCACTGCAGTATATAATTGACTAGCTGATGCGATGCGGTTAAAATGATTTGGGCCTATTCGGAAAATTAGAAATGGAAAGGTGTAGTGTGAGAGGGGAAGGAAACTAGATCAGCTAATCAGATATCacactataaatataatcaattaaaaaaaaaaattatcatttgatacactgagataaaatatttttaaagaagcAATTAAAGAGTAAAATAGTGACTCTTATCATATACGAGTCATTCTTGGATAATTGATTATGGAATcaagttgtcaaaaaaaaaatttgtttttattttcattgattCATGTTCTCTCAATCACTATAATGattaaatcctaaaaaaaaaaaaggagtttcTCTAGTCACAAATGCATACCATTCTCAATGTTGAAATCTATCTTTCATGACATATTTTTAGCCATGATCAAATTATATGTAGCTTTATCAATAGGagtttctcaaaattcaacaaaagttttcatcaaaGAATTATAAGGAGAAGACGAAGACTTtacaaaaaatatagtttttaaagatattctTTTATCACAATCATATGATTTTTCCTTTACGAAATAaatcatttatacatttatattatcatttaactaattattttttgaataaacaataaatcatcgttattttattttattttatatactaGCAAACTAAAATACGTCCAgctgtccccgtgagcatagctcagttgacaTGGACATTCATTGTTATATGCAAgggtcgaggttcgaaccctggacaccccacttattcaccttgaaaaaggtgaattctagccactaggctacttaacaaaaaaaaaatacgtcgAGTTGATAAATAAATCCGTTTTATGTTTTAACAATAATATGTAGAtaaatttccttaaaataaaatgataaatcgATGTACGAATAGTTTTTATTAATACTTATAAATTGTAATCGAAATTTTGCCGCTAGTGCCTAGTTGACTATAAAATAAGTATAGATGCTGATAACTGTTATgaatacaaataaatagagatgataataatagagagaagttgaagaagagagaatagggAGAAGCATTTTTATTCACTTATGCATATCTCAATGTTACgaatgagctctatttataagaaaatagagtagcttataAACTAAACTCAATAACTTAATAGTATAGTCAACTAACACATTTGCTATTTGTACATTCACtcttaatatttataacaaaaacaaaattgcaataATTTTTATgctcaaaacaaattatttttttcatcgctGCACTTTTGTCGTACAAACTACCAGTACACAAGAACGCCACCGACACCCGTAACACAAATCACAACCTCGATTGAGctgaaaataacacttatcatcccttttttaattatttttttaaggacttaCCATCTCTTTTAAATAATGCTTTCTTTACTTCTTTTTGATaaacatatttcttttattttgttaagtAATTTAATGGCAAGAGTCACATACTATAAATGTGAGAAATTCGGATTTTAAACTTAAGGTGAcgtattttcttcattttggttAAGGAGATTAGTCgttaaaaattcactttttaaagtaaattattAGAGTGTCCATGGTTCGAACTCTGACTCTTGCATATGGTAATGtttctaccaactgaactaaactcacAAGAACATATTCTCTTcattaaaatatggaaaaaatagtcattttaatCTCAATGTGTAAGAAGTAATCACAATAGTCCTTCagtataacaaaatttcaaaatagtctttgattATGCACTATGTTAGTAAAAATTGTCTCTTACGTTAAAATATTgcattaatattgtcatattagtcatttaacgtacttacttattgtcatatTTAGTCATGTAAGTACTTACTTATTATCATATCAGTCTCTTTATGAAAAGATTTAATATCAACAATAAGGAACTATTTTAAtatcagagactattttgactaataaaATACACAATCAGGAACCATTGTGAAATTTCAGTGCATTGAAAGACTATTATAACTACTCGTTACATAATCATGGACTAAAATAACTATTACTCTTTAAAATATACTTcaactttatataaaaaaatctatctTTTTCATTACTTTATACTCAAACAAAGAAAGCATATTCACctcatgtaaaaataaaaaagagagcaTATTCAACAAAGACAAGGAAGGGCTTGTTGGATAACCGGCTTGTTGGATAACCAGTTTATTTGCATCTTATAGCACAATCATTTATCATAACAACGTGTTTATATATAAGTTTGGAgaagttatttttataacaaaagataaaataatattaaattatttatatatatatatatatatatatataaaagttattttcatatcaaaattgtcTTTTACATGAGTAGATAAGGTCAAATATGTCCatgttggattaattatttaattaatcaattatggattgacaataatcaattattataaattaatgttataatttataGTATGACCTATTGTATTAAGCACTCATTAGTTGATAAATATGTATGATTGGGTTATTCTTTCTAAATGGACCGTGATGGGTTGGACCATTTAGCTAAGTCTAATGAGAGGTCCCTAACCTCAGCCGTTTAGCTTATTGTGAATTCTTGGTGCTACACGGAATGAGGGTAGTCATCCCTCTCATCCTTCTGACAACAGTTATCCTTCATGAACCTAAACATACAAAGTACacaatttcttattcttattcctTCTTTGTTACTCATGATGATATGCTATAATTTGTATCTAGTGATCGATGGCTAAACATTTAAACTTTTATCAATTGGTAGGCTATTGTTAAAATTGAATCTTTCGGTTTTGGCTGTTGCGATTTAAATGAATTCTAGTGCTATTATTCTCTGAATGCCAAAACTGATGCATACATGCTCGAATTTGTTGTCTTTTCCCATATgggttttctaattttttgtgaatCCGATGGTATCCTAATTTGCATAGTTAGTTCATAAAGCATGCGGATGAATTATTTTCAGAAATCTATTTCGCCAAACAACATGTGTGATACCGAATTGAAATTCACATAAACCCTATTTTATATTCGACATGTAAATTCGTTGAAACGGATCAACTAttctaaaaaatttacaaaagatTTTCCTCATAAAAGGTATGAATTGCGCTActtacaaattaaaacaaatcgATAGGCACTCTAAACCAGTCCTAGTTTCGAATTTTGGGATGAACCCTAATTCGTTACATCTGTCAATTAATTCGATAATTCTCAAAATTAATACATggattcttttcttctctcaatATCGATAAGATCCATACCACAATCGTCGCATTTCACTGCTTAAATCGCCATAAACAGTCGGGTCTCCCGCGGGTCGATAACCACCCGTTTCAGCTATCCGGGCGAAGAAGAAActgctaataaaaaaataaaataaaaactacccACTCACGCATCTAGCTCGTGACAACATGGTGCGAATTACAAGGGGAAAATAGGTGTCGGGTCAGATTCCCTTAATTATCCTACCGGATCCAACTTTTGCACTAATCCGGGTCCAatcttttctgttttttgttttaaatgggCGTAGCCTTATTTTTCTTGCTGATCTGGCCTAATTTTATCTAGATATATTTATGCATGATATAAGCTTACTATACCCTATTAAGCATAAATATTATACACATTCATAAcctatataatatttttatttgggaTTTAAATTAGTTTATGAGAATCATACGTTCTTTTATATCATGCATTCTTTAAATTTGAGTCTAAAATATAACACTTAtgtaaatttttcttttaaagtgTTAGTATTCTGAAGAATCTTAAGACTCATTCTTATATTCTTGTCTCATATATCTTGTATAaactaatatattttgagaattaCTAATCTAGACCCGTAATTTACTACTCTAAATTTTGTGATAAATACTATTAACATGTCTTGTCGAAATTAAGTACTTGGATCACAATAATACAAtgctaaatattttatatatattggaTGATGCATTGTTGCATTTTTATGCTAAAATTCtatttatgaattaaatttgcAGACCTCTTTATTGTTTATCagttaaatttatcaaaacaacGTATTAAGAATTCATGCAATTTTAAATCATCCTTACAACTGAACACTTTTGTAAATCATAATGATTTATAATTAGAGTCTCATATATGTTTAGTTATAATGACTTATTCTCTATTCATGATTATTTTgagatgattatattataaGATATTCTTGTTAAATCATCAAAAGTCATTGGCTCTAAGCATAAGGATGAATGTCACACACTACGAGGTAAgtcgttatttaattatttttatcctCTTGTGACTTATCGTATATATTATTGCacatatgaaaatatttattgattctTCTCTTTTGTTGTGCAATTATGATATCATGTATAGACGTGAAATCCTTTTaccataatattttaaatagaaCTCTATAATTCTTATATATTATTACTATAATACTCCATGTTGTATTTATATTCTAATTCCAATTTATAATGGGAGTATTGAAAAATTTATTCTAAGAGTTCAACTCtggataaaatagaaaatcaattGGCACACTTGTATTCTAAACAATATCTCTTGTTATTATactatttcatataaataaattctaaagtcatatttatgatatgttaatttaaaatattgttaagcATGACATTCTATTATTTGAATATGACCGAAGTTGAGTAACTTAAATACAATTGTTTattcatgatattatttatcacATTCTTTGAAGCATAAACATTATTGATTTGTATAATTATAATCTCACCTATCGTGGATACAATTATGCAAATTTTGTTAAACAGATTAGCATTATATTGGTGACAGTCATACCCTATCGGTGTgttgttattaatataattgttattattcaatgtaccttattttttataattatgtcAAATATAATTAGAGTACCctatcaatatttaatttgagACATAAGAATTGTACATTGTGATGATATAGTTCTTACTTATTATCCTTAAGATCTCGAATGACATTACAATAAGTAAGTTACTCTATTAAAAGACATGTAGCAAACTATATAAATTTTGCAATCCaatattattctaatttttgaattaaatttctaattaaatgttctttttgtatatatataaatattttggattGCTATTATCCCTTTATTATGTGAGTGACGGACATACCCTATCGGTGTGACGTTACGTAACATATCATTCTGTGATAGAGAAatagttgaatattttatttaaatatctttcaaactttttaattcaaCTATCATTATCTATTCTCTATCGAGTGGGAGAATCCTTGCTATGTATTATGTAACGTGATGGATATACACATTACTCAACATAATTATCCTTTTATGGGTAAGAAAAATACCTTATTAGTTTAACTATTATTCTCATCAAGTGGAGAACATATATTTCTTCAACAAGCGAGAAAAATTCTACATGTCAATTAACTATATcttataaacaaatatattatttgtttcataactctagatataaaattattgtagaGACTTATATTGAAGATATTAATTATAGTCTTGATTTTCTCATAAATTATTATTCTCATAAATTATTACACACTTTCATATCCGtttatattattgtaaactCATTTTGTAAAAAGCAATATGTCAAAATCCTAAAATTCTTAACAACTTTgttaagaaaattttatttataccactattctaaataattataaatggtGTATTTAGACATATCTTATATTATTGCTATTCTTTAATACTTATGGAAGCTTATGACTATTGTCTCTTATAtcttcaataataataattataagtcTCGTGTATTTCCGCTGCGTGTAACCTAATCTTTTCTCAGATGTGTGTAATTATAATTGTAACATTTGAGTTTTGAGTGAGTCACTAAATTGTGAATATAGTCTCATATCCTATTTTATAATACTAGAGACTTATCTCACTCATATGATGATAAACCTTTTACATAATCATCATGCTCTGTCATATTAAGGTtactatatttataaaattctttgaaattttaattgtgaaAAGGAGATCTTGTgttataaaattcttaaatgaaaatttaaattctCCTTAATTCTAAATGCAGAATATGTGGTTAACTACGAAACCCAGTTCTTGATAATATCTGCCATtgataaaatatgtatttatgGGGGTTTCATACTATCCTTGAGTTACCACTTGTGTTAATAATTCTGCTATGCTCATGTGCAAAATATGTGGTTGAGTTCATGAAACTATATTAGTTAAAATTATGTAACCACTTATGTTAATAATCTTGCACTAGTAATCAAGTATCCCACTGTTGaatattacattattataatatttttatatcagtGATCACTAATGAGAATCCCACTTACTCTTGTTTGTATATATGTGGGATCAGTGGGAGTGTATACACAACACTATGTATTATGAGCTCAAATGAGAAATCTCACTCTTGTTTATACATATGTGAGATCAAGAGAAATGTGTACACAATATTATTCTCATCGTTGTCATACTCTTGTGCACACTATAAAATATGGCATAGCCTAAGAGACTTTAAACTTTAGTCTCATTCTATTATATtgagatatatattaaaattcttTTAATATCTCAATAAGCATCATAATTGAATGCTAAAGTCAATTTTGTTGGAATATGCACAATAACCTCTCAGCATGCAAATATATATTGTGCTTCTCGTTTACCAACATTCCACATTTTATgaggttataaataataagtaCGATGTATAATATCAATACTCCTATCgagtatgatattgtgttcttgtagtacttataatttgagataatCATAAATGTTCATTCATTATTGACATTTTAGTGACCACATTAATCCACATCCTTTTTTTAAACTAAGTGTCTATGTTAATCCATTTTGGAGATTCTTGAATTTCCTATTTCTTTATGGATTTTCATAGTCACATTTTTCTAAAACGTGGATTAATTGAATGTCGTGGAACATTTATCGATTTAGACTAAATgtaattactctctctttatAGGTTATCCCTATAAGTAATTACTATTCTTATACCTTTGTGGATATATGACTTTTATAGAATTGAAAACTCATTGGCAGAACCACTAACCACAGACTTATATAAATGAGTATTGTAACTCATAATGATTTGATTAAGTCTATGATATTTTGGGTTAGTGGGTGTTTGTTATAGCATTTTTTAAAATGCTTGGGCCATTCTTTATTGACAAATTCTTTTAATTCAAGTGTCACTATAAATTCATCATTTGTTAGAAAAGGGAGTCTTTGACCTGTATGATTTGTTTTCCCTATCGGATTCAATTTCTGCAGTATTAAAGTTTACTTCTCTTTCGAATTAGTGCTTTGaccatacatatattttaaagttaaaactTTATATTCTTTAGTTATTGAATATTGTCATccaagtgggagattgttggattaattatttaattaatcaattatggattgacaataatcaattattataaattaatgttataatttataGTATGGTCTATTGTATTAAGCACTCATTattagttgatgaatatgtATGATTGGGTTATTCTTTCTAAATGGATCGTGATGGGTTGGACCATTTAGCTAAGCCCAATGAGAGGTCCCTGCCCTCAGCCGTTTAGCTATTTAAACGTCATCCCAtcggttaaattattattgtgaATTCTTCTGGTGCTACATGGAATGAAGGTAGTCATCCCTCTCATCCTTCTGACAACAGTTATCCTTCATGAATCTAAACATACAAGGTTCACAATTTCTTATTCCTTCTTTGTTACTACTGATGATATGCTATAATTTGTATCTAGTGATCCATGGCTAAACATTAAAAATTTTATCACTCCATGCATATATTATAGGCTCTAAATGAATCTACTGTTTTGGCAGTTAGCATAGGAGTAAATAGCTTGAAACTCAAATTCAAATCAAGACAGGAAAAAAGTGGATTTAATTATCTGGTTTTTCTAAGGGCCCTACCAATTTAATTCCTTCAATCATTCCCTGGAGGCATTTAAATGTGAAATTCAATTTATGCAACAGGATACTCGTGATTCGTGAACATGTTTTCTAACCCATGCAGAGTTATAAGGTGGattggaaaagaaaattaacacTTTTGTTCTATTATTAAGAATTTAAGagatataaaaaaggaaaaacttaaAATAGTACTCCTACACAATTTTACTGGGGCTTGAACTTTTgcaaaactcaaaactctcACCATTTTCGGTTTCACTCTTTATCACAAAATGCCTTAACTGATCTACATTGTTAACCAAATTCTCTTCACAAAGAAACTCATAGCTGAAAATCTTCTCCACTTCTCTCCAAAAATCATGAACAAAAACGTGAGTTTTTCCCACTTTCTTGCTACGAGCTAACACTGCCGCAGTAAATATTGCCGACATTCTCCCTGGAGCTGCCGGAAAGTACCCTCTTGGCCCATCAACTAGAATCACGTCCCAAGAGACTTGGTAAATGTGGTTCGGCATATCATTGATTCCGAGTTTACATTCTGAGAATAACAAATTTTGTACCGGCTTACAATCACGTTTGGACTCTTCTTTTGCATGAGAAAGCAACTTTGGATACTCACTAACTTTGCTTGTGAACTGAACATCGTAAGCTTCGATACCTGGGTTGGACTGTTCGAATTTTGAGATAATATATTCGTTTTCATCGATGAAAACAGTGCGACCATTGTTATTCAGTGCAGACCAGAGAAGGGACTCTTGGGTGAGACCAAAGATAAGGAAGTTGGGGTTTGGTGTAAGGTGAAGAGTGGTTGTTATGGCGTTGATTTCTGAAAAGGACATGGATTTGGTGGTGGAGTTCGAGGAGGAGGCGTAGTGAACGAGAGCTTTAGTTATGGAGGGTGGAAGAGGAGAGGTGGAGGAGGATGGGGCGGAGGAGGTGGAAGAGGAGATCATGGTTGTGATTAGAGTAAGAGTGAAGACTATAGTGAAGAAAGTGATGATGAAGATAAAAAGATGGTTAGAGAGAAAGGGTACTGTTGTTGATGATTGCTTGTGATGAGGAGAAGGGTGTAGGAGTATGAGTTTTGGATTTGAAttgttcttcatttttctttttggggAATAGAGAGAACAAATAGTATTATCACTCTATCAAGAATGAGATAAGTACATGTATTTTTGAATAATGCTTCTTTTGTATTTGAGTATCTGATCGTATGCACATAGActtacaaaacaaataaatggTGAAATAGTGTGAGATTTGATGACAATGCTCTCAAGGATTTTCAGTGTAATTTGCTCACTATTGAAAATTTAATAGACAGAACCgagtaaattttttatatagaagATGAAAAACCCTCgcagagtaaaaaaaaaaaaaaaaaggttttttcaCGTTATACAATGGTCTTCGTGTCTTatatataaataggaaagaTAGTTAtgtaaagagagagaaaatgggtAGTAAGATTAGAGaaagtcaaataaaaaattgacaaaaagagaaagtaaaagTTTTGATATGACCAAAATAAtttgactaagtcaaaagtcaaatattatgacaaataaaaataataaaattgttgtttagattttattttgcaTACAAAATagttatttagattttattttgcatacaaaatagttgtttagttttttattttttgttaccatGGGAA harbors:
- the LOC25494449 gene encoding protein IRX15-LIKE, coding for MKNNSNPKLILLHPSPHHKQSSTTVPFLSNHLFIFIITFFTIVFTLTLITTMISSSTSSAPSSSTSPLPPSITKALVHYASSSNSTTKSMSFSEINAITTTLHLTPNPNFLIFGLTQESLLWSALNNNGRTVFIDENEYIISKFEQSNPGIEAYDVQFTSKVSEYPKLLSHAKEESKRDCKPVQNLLFSECKLGINDMPNHIYQVSWDVILVDGPRGYFPAAPGRMSAIFTAAVLARSKKVGKTHVFVHDFWREVEKIFSYEFLCEENLVNNVDQLRHFVIKSETENGESFEFCKSSSPSKIV
- the LOC25494448 gene encoding uncharacterized protein At4g06744, with the translated sequence MSTIPFETMVLSKEHLVSFSITFLLCFNLVNSQILGPILSPILPPILSPLVPDLLNFLDQRLAIVFPIIQAFKNTITSDPLGITLTWVGPNICNYKGFYCDNPPDNLSATTVASIDFNGFQLSAPSLDDFIDQLPDLALFHANSNNFSGTISPKIASLKYLYELDLSNNLLSGTFPSSILNMPTLSFLDIRYNLFTGTVPQQIFIKELSAIFLNNNNFLLTLPNNIGETTASYLTFANNKFTGSIPSTIGKASSTLLEVLLLNNQLTGCLPYEIGFLKNLQLFDAGNNLLTGPLPFSLGCLKKVEQLNFARNMLYGQVPEVVCSLGNLENLTLSYNYFNRVGPLCRKLIKSGVLDVKKNCIFDLPDQRPMEDCVKFYAVPRTCLGSGSFTVIPCQLPMKPRGGNKRRLLSYSALERKRVDL